A portion of the Marinobacter alexandrii genome contains these proteins:
- a CDS encoding zinc-dependent metalloprotease, whose amino-acid sequence MRKILTLMLAVLFVGFSTDIQAQKKKKKKGDDTEQAAPKKKKNGLKKYAEIITDEAISDEGLITSHQVGDDFYFEIPADLLEKEILIVSRIAGHVKGLNFGGAGMKSRPQQVIRFQKMGGKILMRSVSYNNIANEDEPIYTSVKNNNFEPIVESFSLETMKDDSSAYVIKVSDFFSSDIPMIGGLRDAERKRFKIKGIDKSRSLITSVKSFPENVEVRHILTYKGDELPANGLTETLSIEMNQSMILLPNDPMVPRYHDERVGFFSLRQIDYSSDEQKAATRRLITRWRLEPSDWDAYNRGELVEPVKPIIYYIDPATPEKWRKHIKQGVDDWQVAFEAAGFKNAIMGKYAPTKEEDPEWSPEDVRYSVIRYIATDIQNAQGPHVHDPRTGEILESDILWYHNVMNLLRNWYFIQTAAVNPEAQRTKFDDDLMGELIRFVSAHEVGHTLGYPHNMGSSPAYTVDQLRNKAFTDTHGVAPSIMDYARFNYVAQPEDGITNFFPRVGEYDLWVTQFGYKPIANVNSPEDEEETLNAWIKEKGNNPIYRYGRQRRIPVDPTAQTEDIGHDSMLASELGIRNLKRILDKLMDWTTEDGENYDDLAELYRNVVGQFNRYTAHVVSNVGGVYEYYKTADQDGAVYTHVEKDKQQRAVKFLNEQLFATPNWLVDAEILGRIQQDGLVNRMRASQVRILSRLTVESMLMRLVENEALNGSNAYTLSSLFTDMRQGIWSELYNGRSIDTYRRNLQKEHIDRLGELMNLEEERYANSDIPSIAMATLTRLERDVRSGLARQNNSSSRFHLQDIQKRIDAILNPR is encoded by the coding sequence ATGAGAAAAATACTTACACTAATGTTAGCTGTACTTTTCGTGGGATTCTCCACGGATATACAGGCTCAAAAAAAGAAGAAAAAGAAAGGTGATGATACTGAACAAGCTGCACCTAAAAAGAAGAAAAATGGATTAAAAAAATATGCTGAAATAATTACAGACGAAGCGATTTCCGATGAAGGTTTGATCACTTCTCATCAAGTTGGAGATGATTTCTACTTTGAAATTCCAGCTGATTTACTTGAAAAAGAAATCCTCATTGTTTCAAGAATTGCTGGTCATGTAAAAGGACTGAATTTCGGAGGAGCAGGTATGAAATCCCGACCTCAGCAAGTAATTAGATTTCAGAAAATGGGCGGCAAAATCCTAATGAGATCTGTCTCTTACAACAATATCGCCAATGAGGATGAGCCTATCTATACTTCTGTAAAGAATAACAACTTCGAGCCAATCGTCGAGTCATTCTCATTGGAAACAATGAAAGATGATTCCTCCGCTTATGTAATCAAAGTTTCAGACTTCTTCTCGAGTGATATCCCGATGATCGGTGGCCTACGAGATGCTGAAAGAAAGCGTTTTAAAATCAAAGGAATTGACAAGTCACGTTCATTGATTACTTCAGTGAAATCATTTCCTGAAAATGTGGAAGTGAGACATATCCTTACATACAAAGGTGATGAACTACCTGCAAATGGACTTACGGAGACACTTTCCATAGAAATGAATCAATCCATGATTCTGCTACCGAATGATCCGATGGTTCCAAGATATCATGACGAACGTGTTGGATTCTTTTCGCTACGCCAGATTGACTATAGTTCAGACGAACAAAAAGCTGCAACAAGAAGACTAATTACACGATGGAGATTGGAACCTAGTGATTGGGATGCATACAATAGAGGTGAATTGGTAGAGCCAGTCAAGCCAATTATTTATTACATAGACCCTGCTACTCCTGAAAAGTGGAGAAAACACATTAAACAAGGAGTAGATGATTGGCAAGTAGCTTTTGAGGCAGCAGGCTTCAAAAATGCAATCATGGGTAAATACGCACCAACAAAAGAAGAAGATCCTGAGTGGAGTCCAGAAGATGTGAGATATTCCGTGATTAGATATATAGCAACAGATATTCAAAATGCTCAAGGACCACACGTTCACGATCCAAGAACCGGTGAGATATTGGAAAGCGACATCCTTTGGTATCACAATGTGATGAATCTTTTGAGAAATTGGTATTTCATACAGACTGCTGCAGTAAACCCAGAAGCTCAAAGAACAAAGTTTGATGATGACTTGATGGGTGAATTGATTCGATTTGTATCCGCGCATGAAGTTGGACATACGCTAGGGTACCCACACAATATGGGCTCTTCACCTGCATACACCGTGGATCAACTAAGAAACAAAGCATTTACTGATACACATGGCGTAGCTCCATCCATCATGGACTATGCAAGATTCAATTATGTAGCTCAACCAGAAGATGGAATCACAAATTTCTTCCCAAGAGTCGGTGAGTACGATCTTTGGGTTACTCAGTTTGGATATAAGCCAATTGCGAATGTGAATAGCCCTGAAGACGAAGAAGAAACACTCAACGCGTGGATCAAAGAGAAGGGCAATAACCCTATTTACAGATATGGACGCCAGCGACGTATTCCTGTGGATCCTACTGCTCAAACTGAAGATATAGGTCACGATTCAATGCTTGCAAGTGAATTGGGTATCCGAAATCTTAAACGTATCCTTGACAAGTTAATGGATTGGACTACTGAGGATGGGGAGAACTACGATGACCTGGCTGAATTGTATAGAAATGTAGTGGGCCAATTCAATCGATACACTGCGCATGTAGTGTCAAACGTTGGCGGTGTTTATGAATATTATAAAACTGCTGATCAAGATGGTGCAGTATATACGCATGTAGAAAAGGACAAACAACAACGGGCAGTTAAATTCTTAAATGAGCAATTATTTGCTACTCCTAATTGGTTGGTAGATGCCGAAATCCTAGGAAGAATTCAACAAGACGGATTAGTAAATCGAATGAGAGCTTCTCAGGTTCGAATACTGAGTAGGCTCACGGTGGAGTCTATGCTGATGAGATTAGTTGAAAACGAAGCATTGAATGGAAGCAATGCTTATACACTATCATCACTATTCACTGATATGCGTCAAGGTATTTGGAGTGAGTTGTATAACGGCAGAAGCATAGATACCTATCGCAGAAATCTCCAAAAAGAACACATTGATCGCTTAGGAGAATTGATGAATCTAGAAGAAGAAAGGTATGCTAACTCTGATATCCCGTCTATAGCAATGGCTACACTGACAAGACTTGAAAGAGACGTGAGAAGTGGACTTGCAAGACAGAATAATTCATCATCTCGTTTCCATCTTCAGGATATCCAGAAGCGTATTGATGCGATTTTAAATCCAAGGTAA
- a CDS encoding phosphoglycerate mutase family protein — MKKVLSLTLLLSITQFCFSQDQTTFILVRHAEKANDGTRNPPLNEDGKTRSANLSEMLVNQDIDALYSTPFKRTQETLQPIAEMKNLEVQEYDPYAKGEWLATLAEKHTGGTVMISGHSNTIPALANALLGNDTFSQFDESDYSNLIIIVAAEVGKGKLVRLKF, encoded by the coding sequence GTGAAAAAAGTACTATCCCTCACATTACTGCTCTCTATAACACAGTTTTGCTTTTCGCAAGATCAAACCACATTCATACTGGTTCGACACGCGGAGAAAGCCAATGACGGAACTCGAAACCCACCTCTCAATGAAGATGGAAAAACCAGATCTGCTAATCTGTCTGAAATGTTGGTTAATCAAGACATTGATGCCCTGTACTCTACTCCTTTCAAGCGCACACAAGAAACACTTCAACCGATAGCTGAGATGAAAAATCTTGAAGTGCAAGAATATGACCCATATGCAAAGGGAGAATGGCTGGCTACCCTTGCAGAAAAACATACAGGTGGCACAGTTATGATTTCCGGTCACTCAAATACAATTCCAGCGTTAGCTAATGCACTCTTAGGAAATGATACGTTTTCCCAATTTGATGAAAGTGACTATTCTAATCTTATCATCATAGTAGCAGCAGAAGTAGGAAAAGGTAAATTAGTTCGGTTGAAATTTTAG
- the pbpC gene encoding penicillin-binding protein 1C, with protein MLSISIAIITFFLYPLSEQTYSYSTVLNDRNGDLLGASIAADGQWRFPEPDSVPNKISTCIRYFEDRHFYKHPGVNPLAIGRATIQNIKAGKVVSGASTLTMQIARMMRGENRTVWQKLIEIGIAIKLELKYSKKELVTKYLSMAPFGGNVVGIEAASWRYFNRPPHLLSWGEAASLAVLPNNPGAIFPGRSNLQYLNKRNRLLKILFDHEVLDQTTYELSVLEELPDKPYPIPQKAPHLLTTIQETNPESIVQSTLDPFWQSRTTQILERHHVQQMGNGVENLSAMVIDLHTAKSLAYVGNTSDQKAEGYQVDIIQKPRSPGSSLKPILYAQALSKGEILPETLLPDVPTFFGGFSPKNFSGGYEGAIPASQALVKSLNIPFTYLLRDHSYEQFHLDLRRMGISTLDQAPGHYGLSMILGGADVKMWDLANAYVKMYQSLIDTEIKNISYTNSLTSAQNIDIDPGAIWHTFDAMTELSRPNGEEEWQSFSSSQLISWKTGTSYGFRDAWAIGLNGTVLVAVWIGNADGEGRAGLTGINAAAPLLLEIMRLSDDDRNWLEKLKPNMPQMKVCSTSGMLAKQICPSEQKAVPSNAENSGLCTYHQEFQMDKSLEYQINSSCYSLAESSSQTHFVLPPSMGYYYSKIHPDYSGVPQFFPSCKAGSSNPIEIIYPNANSKVFIPITLDGEKSRIVLEASHQNKESTLFWSIGDDFYGKTNEDHQLEVFLPKGTHFLRLTDGKGNERRLTFEVISSS; from the coding sequence TTGCTATCAATTTCGATAGCTATTATCACCTTCTTCCTCTACCCCCTATCAGAACAAACTTATTCTTACTCCACCGTTTTAAACGACCGAAATGGAGATCTCCTGGGGGCATCCATCGCAGCAGATGGTCAATGGCGTTTCCCAGAGCCCGATTCTGTACCCAACAAAATCTCCACATGCATTCGATACTTTGAAGACCGCCATTTTTACAAACATCCCGGTGTAAATCCGCTGGCTATAGGTAGAGCAACTATCCAAAACATCAAGGCAGGAAAGGTTGTAAGTGGAGCTAGCACATTGACCATGCAGATCGCAAGGATGATGAGAGGGGAAAACAGAACTGTCTGGCAAAAACTCATTGAAATAGGGATAGCGATTAAGCTTGAATTGAAATACTCAAAAAAAGAGCTTGTCACCAAATACCTTTCTATGGCTCCATTTGGTGGAAATGTAGTAGGGATAGAAGCTGCCAGTTGGAGATACTTCAATAGACCTCCACACCTGCTTAGTTGGGGCGAGGCTGCTTCTCTAGCTGTGCTACCTAACAATCCAGGTGCAATCTTCCCAGGCAGGTCAAATCTACAATATTTGAACAAACGAAATCGACTGCTCAAAATTTTATTCGATCATGAAGTACTGGATCAAACCACATATGAATTGAGTGTCCTTGAAGAATTACCTGATAAGCCATATCCCATTCCTCAAAAAGCACCTCATTTGCTTACCACCATTCAAGAAACTAATCCGGAATCTATTGTACAATCAACACTTGATCCTTTCTGGCAATCCAGAACAACGCAAATTCTTGAACGGCATCATGTACAGCAAATGGGAAACGGAGTAGAAAACCTTTCAGCAATGGTTATCGATTTACATACGGCCAAATCGCTCGCCTATGTAGGAAATACTTCAGATCAAAAAGCCGAAGGGTATCAAGTTGATATTATTCAAAAACCAAGAAGTCCGGGAAGTAGTCTAAAGCCAATCTTATATGCTCAGGCTCTTTCCAAAGGAGAGATTCTACCAGAAACATTGCTACCTGACGTACCTACTTTTTTCGGAGGATTTAGTCCGAAGAATTTTTCAGGAGGATACGAAGGTGCCATTCCTGCAAGTCAGGCGCTTGTAAAATCACTCAATATTCCATTCACCTATTTATTAAGAGATCATTCGTATGAACAATTTCATCTGGATCTCAGACGGATGGGCATTTCAACATTAGATCAAGCTCCTGGCCATTATGGCCTGTCCATGATTCTAGGAGGAGCAGATGTGAAAATGTGGGACTTAGCGAATGCCTATGTGAAAATGTACCAATCCTTAATTGACACTGAAATAAAAAACATTTCATATACCAATTCATTAACGTCAGCTCAAAATATAGACATAGATCCTGGTGCCATTTGGCATACTTTTGATGCTATGACCGAGCTTTCGCGTCCTAATGGAGAAGAAGAATGGCAATCATTCTCATCCTCTCAATTAATCTCATGGAAGACGGGTACCAGTTATGGCTTCAGAGACGCATGGGCTATTGGATTGAATGGCACAGTATTGGTGGCCGTATGGATTGGAAATGCCGATGGAGAAGGAAGAGCTGGACTCACAGGCATCAACGCAGCTGCTCCTCTCCTATTGGAGATCATGCGCCTTTCAGATGATGATAGAAACTGGCTGGAAAAACTAAAACCTAACATGCCTCAGATGAAGGTTTGCTCAACATCTGGCATGCTTGCCAAGCAAATATGTCCATCAGAACAAAAAGCGGTACCAAGTAATGCAGAGAACAGTGGTCTATGCACTTATCACCAAGAGTTTCAAATGGATAAAAGTCTGGAATATCAAATAAACAGTTCTTGCTATTCATTAGCAGAATCAAGCTCTCAAACGCATTTTGTCTTACCTCCATCAATGGGATATTACTACTCTAAAATCCATCCAGACTATAGTGGAGTTCCTCAGTTCTTCCCTTCTTGTAAGGCTGGATCTAGCAATCCAATTGAAATCATCTACCCTAATGCAAACAGCAAAGTTTTTATACCTATCACGCTTGATGGTGAGAAAAGCAGGATCGTTCTGGAAGCCTCTCATCAAAACAAAGAATCCACACTTTTTTGGAGCATCGGAGATGACTTTTATGGGAAAACGAATGAGGACCATCAACTAGAAGTATTTCTTCCCAAAGGGACACATTTCCTTAGGTTAACCGACGGAAAAGGAAATGAAAGAAGGCTGACATTTGAAGTCATTAGCAGTTCCTAA
- a CDS encoding GIY-YIG nuclease family protein yields the protein MKNHNYFAYITTNPARSVVDVGMTNDLTSRLIQHYENRGNPRTWAGKYYCYNLVWWERHSFVNHAFEREKEIKKWRREKKNKLIESMNPNWEFLNDKIGAWDSLKFPPKN from the coding sequence ATGAAAAATCACAACTACTTTGCGTATATAACTACTAACCCAGCTCGATCTGTTGTCGATGTTGGAATGACTAATGATCTCACTTCTAGGCTAATTCAGCACTATGAAAATCGAGGAAATCCAAGAACATGGGCAGGAAAGTACTATTGCTATAACCTAGTTTGGTGGGAGCGTCATTCATTTGTTAATCATGCCTTTGAAAGAGAGAAGGAAATAAAAAAATGGAGAAGAGAAAAGAAAAATAAACTAATAGAATCCATGAATCCCAATTGGGAATTCTTAAATGATAAAATTGGCGCATGGGATAGTTTAAAGTTTCCACCAAAAAACTAG
- a CDS encoding TonB-dependent receptor, translated as MRKLTQLTLSFLIAISGVYSQGTTKYTISGYVKEDVSNELLPGVTIFIPSLNTGVITNGYGFYSMTLPEGTYELVYTSVGFDGIKTDIVLNKDVVLDQFLRPSVLTLDEVVVSAELQEKVSENSQMSSVRLSTKSVENIPALMGEKDVLKVLQLMPGVQSGSEGNSGLYVRGGGPDQNLLILDDAIVYNANHLFGFFSIFNGDALKSTELYKGGFPARFGGRLSSVIKMDMKDGNKEEMHGKVGIGLISSSLMLEGPINKGKTSFVVSARRTYFDAIAGIFNSSPDKGGYYFYDLNAKVNHEFDSKNKLYVSGYFGQDRFFARNKEEGFDAKLGWGNASSTIRWNHQFSKKVFTNTSLIFSRYLFDIREEEDDFELRFNSSIRDFGFKYDVDFFPSINHSIKFGVSSTNHRFIPSALVVREASVGPTDEEEKFNTLESAIYVEDDMRLFGKLNANIGLRFSHFIHENKTYSRPEPRISLAYMLPNDYAVKASFASMNQYVHLLSNSGIGLPTDLWVSSTDRVRPQSSRQVALGFAKDISNGISVSLEGYLKKSDDVIAYKEGASFLILDDPESSESVSWEDNITTGAADAMGLELFLEKKVGDFTGWFGYTLSKTELQFDELNFGRKFLARYDRRHDVSLVGIYHISDRLTISGTWIYGTGNNFSLPVRTHRTASDILGNFTVFNDRFEDIDERNNFRAEAYHRLDLSIRMTKEKKRGRRTWELSLYNAYSRKNPFFYYQLTDFDNNGTQRGTLNRVTLFPILPSFRYTFEF; from the coding sequence ATGAGAAAACTCACCCAACTCACCCTCTCTTTCTTGATTGCGATATCTGGCGTATACAGTCAGGGGACAACCAAGTATACCATCAGCGGATATGTAAAGGAAGATGTCAGTAATGAACTGCTTCCAGGAGTAACCATATTTATTCCCTCATTGAATACAGGTGTCATTACGAATGGCTATGGGTTTTATTCCATGACTTTACCTGAGGGAACATACGAGCTTGTTTATACATCGGTAGGTTTTGATGGAATAAAGACTGATATAGTGTTGAATAAAGATGTAGTGCTAGATCAGTTTCTACGTCCCTCGGTACTCACGCTTGATGAGGTGGTAGTAAGTGCAGAACTACAGGAAAAAGTTAGCGAGAATTCTCAGATGAGTTCGGTACGTCTATCCACCAAAAGCGTGGAAAACATACCAGCACTGATGGGAGAAAAAGATGTGCTCAAGGTACTTCAGTTGATGCCAGGAGTGCAGTCCGGATCAGAAGGAAACAGCGGACTCTATGTGAGAGGAGGAGGGCCTGATCAAAATTTATTGATTTTGGATGATGCAATTGTTTACAATGCCAATCATTTGTTCGGCTTCTTTTCCATTTTTAACGGAGATGCATTAAAGTCTACAGAACTTTATAAAGGAGGGTTCCCAGCCAGATTTGGAGGTAGGCTTTCCTCAGTGATCAAAATGGACATGAAAGATGGAAATAAAGAGGAGATGCATGGCAAAGTTGGTATTGGCTTGATTTCTTCTTCTCTTATGCTGGAGGGTCCAATTAACAAAGGAAAAACGTCTTTCGTAGTGAGCGCTAGACGTACCTACTTTGATGCGATAGCTGGTATTTTTAATAGTTCACCTGACAAAGGCGGCTATTATTTCTATGATCTAAATGCTAAGGTTAACCATGAGTTTGACTCCAAAAACAAGCTGTATGTAAGTGGGTATTTTGGACAGGATCGATTCTTCGCCAGAAACAAAGAGGAAGGGTTTGATGCTAAACTAGGATGGGGTAATGCCTCGTCGACAATAAGATGGAATCATCAATTTTCAAAAAAGGTATTTACTAACACATCACTTATTTTTAGTCGATATCTTTTTGATATCAGAGAAGAAGAAGACGATTTTGAATTAAGATTTAACTCCAGTATCAGAGACTTTGGGTTTAAGTATGACGTAGACTTCTTTCCGTCCATCAATCATTCAATAAAATTCGGAGTGTCAAGCACCAATCATCGATTTATACCCAGTGCCTTAGTTGTAAGGGAAGCATCTGTCGGCCCAACAGATGAAGAAGAGAAGTTCAATACATTGGAGTCAGCCATTTATGTAGAGGACGATATGCGATTATTTGGAAAACTCAATGCAAATATTGGACTTAGATTTAGCCACTTTATTCATGAGAATAAAACATATTCAAGACCTGAACCTCGGATTTCCCTTGCGTACATGTTACCTAACGACTATGCAGTAAAGGCATCCTTCGCCAGTATGAATCAGTACGTTCACTTACTTTCTAATTCTGGGATAGGACTACCCACTGATTTATGGGTTTCGTCAACTGATCGGGTGAGGCCGCAGAGTTCAAGGCAGGTTGCATTGGGTTTTGCTAAAGATATCTCCAACGGCATTTCTGTTTCACTAGAAGGTTATCTTAAAAAATCAGACGATGTAATCGCATATAAGGAGGGTGCGAGCTTTCTTATATTGGATGATCCAGAATCTTCTGAGTCTGTCTCTTGGGAGGATAATATTACTACTGGTGCAGCAGATGCTATGGGGCTTGAATTATTTCTTGAAAAGAAGGTTGGAGATTTTACTGGATGGTTTGGGTACACGCTTTCAAAAACCGAACTGCAATTTGATGAGTTGAACTTTGGGAGAAAATTCCTTGCTCGATATGATCGAAGACATGATGTTTCGTTGGTGGGGATTTATCATATTTCAGATCGATTGACTATTTCAGGAACTTGGATTTATGGGACAGGAAATAACTTTTCACTACCGGTAAGAACACATCGTACTGCGTCGGATATTTTAGGAAACTTTACTGTTTTCAACGACCGATTTGAAGATATAGATGAGAGAAACAATTTTAGAGCAGAGGCTTATCATAGGTTGGATCTGAGTATTCGGATGACAAAAGAGAAGAAAAGAGGGAGACGTACATGGGAATTGAGTCTTTACAATGCCTACAGTAGGAAAAATCCTTTTTTCTACTACCAATTAACTGATTTTGACAATAATGGAACACAACGAGGCACATTGAATAGAGTCACATTGTTTCCAATTCTTCCTTCATTTAGATACACATTTGAATTTTAG
- a CDS encoding DUF4249 domain-containing protein: protein MKIKNLLLALGIFFLLACEEEVPPPDFDEEEKLVVNSIISPFSEEIIVEVSVSRNAFGIIDGDFESDIVRDAIVTISDGTREVLIPFDDDQLHYSIPSFLFSLDEGKTFLLSVEANGESVYGETILPKRITELESVTLNQNNVLNVTWQDFTESDNYYRILATGFNSEFQFSENFFFESDEFISDTNRNGEVLSARGEGNEFATGGYDNVTVRIISSSSLYSDYFRILKNFVQDDPFADPVQLPSNIVGGIGIFEAVQVSEFTVEAP from the coding sequence ATGAAAATAAAAAATCTATTACTTGCTCTAGGCATTTTTTTCTTATTGGCGTGTGAGGAAGAAGTACCACCTCCGGATTTCGATGAAGAAGAAAAACTTGTAGTGAATTCGATTATATCTCCGTTCTCAGAAGAGATCATAGTAGAAGTATCAGTTTCAAGAAATGCCTTTGGAATTATAGATGGTGATTTTGAAAGTGATATCGTGAGGGATGCTATCGTCACAATAAGTGATGGTACGAGGGAAGTATTGATCCCTTTTGATGATGATCAACTTCACTACAGTATACCATCTTTTTTGTTTTCTTTAGATGAAGGTAAAACCTTTCTTTTAAGTGTAGAAGCAAATGGAGAATCTGTTTACGGTGAAACAATATTGCCTAAACGGATTACCGAACTGGAATCTGTTACTTTAAATCAGAATAATGTGCTGAATGTAACCTGGCAAGATTTTACAGAATCGGATAATTATTATCGAATATTAGCCACAGGATTCAATTCTGAATTTCAATTTTCAGAGAATTTCTTCTTTGAGAGTGATGAATTTATTTCAGATACAAATCGAAATGGAGAAGTACTTTCAGCACGAGGAGAGGGAAATGAGTTTGCTACAGGGGGATATGATAATGTAACGGTCAGAATTATTTCCAGTAGTTCTCTATACTCCGATTACTTCAGGATACTTAAAAATTTTGTGCAGGATGATCCTTTTGCTGATCCGGTACAACTTCCATCAAATATTGTCGGTGGTATTGGAATCTTTGAAGCAGTACAGGTTTCAGAATTTACGGTTGAAGCACCTTAA
- a CDS encoding THUMP domain-containing protein, producing MKITIKTLFGFEEILASEVEALGGEKVEKITRGVKCEGNPAFLYRANLSLRTAMKILVPIYTFHARDEKQLYNKMLEFDWSNFLDVDQTFAIDPVVFSEVFTHSKFVGLKAKDAMVDQYRNKYRRRPSVSTDNPDVLFNLHCANDFFTVSMDSSGAALNQRGYREDGHRAPMNEVLAAGMIVLSGWDKKSPLVDPMCGSGTILTEAAMLAMNMGPNLKRKEFGFRTWPEYSPILFNNIKNEELNKIRKPSMDLTGIDIDDSAVTLARKALSKIGLRREVKIKTMDFREFKPINDQGTIITNPPYGERIGDDILEFYKTMGDAFKQNFVGYDAWLISSNKQALKQIGLKDSERIKLYNGKLECDFCKYELY from the coding sequence ATGAAAATAACCATCAAGACTCTTTTTGGATTTGAAGAGATACTGGCTAGTGAAGTTGAAGCGTTGGGAGGAGAGAAGGTAGAAAAAATCACCAGAGGAGTGAAGTGTGAGGGTAATCCTGCTTTTTTATATAGAGCTAATCTCTCGCTTCGTACAGCTATGAAAATCCTGGTGCCGATTTACACTTTCCATGCACGAGATGAGAAGCAGTTATACAATAAGATGCTGGAATTTGATTGGTCCAATTTTCTTGATGTGGATCAAACGTTTGCTATTGACCCAGTGGTTTTCTCTGAGGTGTTTACACATTCTAAGTTTGTTGGACTTAAGGCAAAAGATGCGATGGTGGATCAGTATCGGAATAAGTACAGGAGAAGACCTTCTGTAAGCACGGATAATCCAGATGTACTTTTCAATCTCCATTGTGCAAATGATTTTTTCACAGTCTCGATGGACAGCTCCGGGGCTGCATTGAATCAACGTGGTTATCGTGAAGATGGACATAGAGCGCCAATGAATGAAGTTTTAGCGGCCGGAATGATTGTTCTTTCTGGATGGGATAAAAAATCCCCGTTGGTGGATCCAATGTGTGGTAGCGGAACGATACTTACTGAAGCTGCCATGCTGGCCATGAATATGGGTCCGAATTTGAAGCGCAAAGAATTTGGCTTTCGTACTTGGCCAGAATACAGCCCTATTTTATTCAATAACATCAAGAATGAAGAATTGAATAAAATACGAAAGCCTAGCATGGACCTGACAGGTATTGATATTGATGATAGTGCTGTTACACTAGCGAGAAAAGCGCTAAGTAAAATTGGTTTACGAAGAGAGGTGAAGATCAAGACAATGGATTTTCGTGAGTTCAAACCGATCAATGATCAGGGGACGATCATTACCAATCCACCGTATGGAGAGCGTATTGGCGATGATATCCTTGAATTTTACAAAACGATGGGAGATGCTTTCAAGCAGAACTTTGTAGGATATGATGCCTGGCTTATTAGCTCCAACAAGCAAGCTTTAAAGCAAATTGGCCTTAAAGACTCGGAACGAATCAAGCTGTACAATGGAAAGCTGGAATGCGACTTTTGTAAGTATGAGTTGTATTAA